A portion of the Miscanthus floridulus cultivar M001 unplaced genomic scaffold, ASM1932011v1 os_959_1_2, whole genome shotgun sequence genome contains these proteins:
- the LOC136535464 gene encoding uncharacterized protein isoform X2, whose protein sequence is MGWAGLGRQTVKAAATGRPPKSFLIWAGLALTLKEPRPPVLPSHLSRSQQARTVGGGRPDRQRHSVKMPSRSPRRSARTPLPTAAEPPPGLFPAREDLVRLLAVISIAAAAAAACSVLNRRPEPFCDSPQSPDDYADDSCQPCPLNGRCVHGELECVQGFKRQGKACIEDGLLSQTANKISELLQLRICNQHARALCGQPAEILFQEHDVSNAIDELLSKIPAGLTEDRIQLVKTRVLESSRGFFDTKFTSNKVKVFKCPELVVELHMPLACRVRQWISRNTISVATFCILFAALLWILWIIYRRRALSNRAEQIYEQVCEILEDNAINAKIDNSNCEPWVVTSWLRDHLLVPRERKNAFLWKKVHGSQGRIQQSGVLWRPPYLTVKTPPPPLQIAMLHAIVGASEHDESYSRQMTTYQGDRLKSNDWNQRLELLASGLA, encoded by the exons atgggTTGGGCTGGTCTGGGCCGACAAACAGTCAAAGCGGCGGCAACGGGCCGGCCTCCTAAGTCCTTCCTTATATGGGCTGGGCTGGCCCTGACATTGAAGGAACCTCGTCCTCCCGTCCTCCCCTCTCACCTCTCCCGTAGCCAACAAGCCCGTACCGTAGGCGGGGGTAGGCCGGACCGCCAGAGACACAGCGTGAAGATGCCGTCGCGTTCGCCGCGGCGGTCGGCCCGGACCCCCCTCCCGACCGCCGCCGAGCCCCCTCCCGGCCTCTTCCCCGCCAGGGAGGACCTCGTCCGCTTGCTCGCCGTCATATCcatcgccgccgcagccgccgcggcCTGCAGCGTCCTCAACCGCCGCCCTGAGCCCTTCTGCGACTCCCCCCAATCGCCCGATGACTACGCCGACG ATTCGTGTCAACCTTGCCCTCTGAACGGGCGATGTGTGCACGGTGAGCTGGAGTGCGTCCAGGGGTTCAAGAGGCAAGGCAAAGCATGCATAGAGGATGGACTGCTCAGCCAAACAGCTAACAAGATT TCAGAGCTGCTACAGCTAAGGATCTGCAATCAGCATGCTCGTGCTTTATGTGGCCAACCTGCCGAAATCCTG TTTCAGGAGCATGATGTCTCAAATGCTATTGATGAACTCTTGTCAAAGATTCCTGCTGGCCTAACTGAGGATAGAATTCAACTTGTGAAAACTAGGGTGCTGGAGAGTTCTCGGGGCTTCTTCGACACAAAATTTACTTCCAACAA AGTCAAAGTATTTAAATGCCCTGAGCTGGTCGTGGAGCTTCATATGCCTCTGGCTTGTCGAGTTCGCCAATGGATCTCTAGAAATACCATCTCTGTGGCAACCTTTTGTATCCTG TTTGCAGCACTGCTCTGGATACTGTGGATCATTTACAGGAGGCGGGCATTATCTAATAGAGCTGAGCAAATATATGAGCAG GTATGTGAAATCCTTGAAGATAATGCCATAAATGCCAAGATTGACAACTCCAATTGTGAGCCTTGGGTGGTTACCTCTTGGCTCAGGGATCACCTGCTGGTTCCTCGAGAGAGAAAGAATGCTTTCTTGTGGAAGAAG GTACATGGCagtcaggggcggatccagcaaTCTGGCGTGCTCTGGCGACCGCCATACCTCACTGTGAAAACACCACCTCCTCCCCTGCAGATTGCCATGCTTCATGCCATCGTCGGTGCATCAGAGCATGACGAGTCCTATTCGAGGCAAATGACAACTTATCAAGGAGATAGGCTGAAAAGCAACGATTGGAACCAGCGCCTTGAACTTCTGGCGAGTGGACTAGCTTAG
- the LOC136535466 gene encoding pectinesterase inhibitor 12-like produces MVRSAVALAAAFALAVATTVVDATVDATCKSAAAGDSRVNLQLCLSQLGHHRESPDADTWGLAKVASLVGVNSADLAADDIKTLEASHPSPALAQCAKLYAGVGLAFASAQDEINKRAYAAGKQRLAEAISLTKQCDAAFANAKAAVPQPLAQRNADSVQIAIIATAITNLIKQ; encoded by the coding sequence ATGGTGAGGAGCGCCGTGGCCCTCGCCGCCGCGTTTGCCCTGGCAGTGGCAACCACCGTGGTGGACGCAACGGTGGACGCCACCTGCAAGTCGGCGGCCGCCGGCGACAGCCGCGTCAACCTGCAGCTGTGCCTGTCGCAGCTCGGTCACCACCGCGAGAGCCCCGACGCCGATACCTGGGGCCTGGCCAAGGTGGCCTCCCTCGTCGGTGTCAACAGCGCCGACCTCGCAGCCGACGACATCAAGACCCTGGAGGCCAGCCATCCGTCGCCGGCGCTTGCCCAGTGCGCCAAGCTCTACGCCGGCGTCGGCCTCGCCTTCGCCAGCGCGCAGGACGAGATCAACAAGCGGGCGTACGCCGCCGGTAAGCAGAGGCTCGCCGAGGCCATCTCTCTCACGAAGCAATGCGACGCCGCCTTCGCCAACGCCAAGGCCGCCGTCCCGCAGCCGTTGGCCCAGCGCAACGCTGATTCGGTGCAGATTGCCATCATAGCCACCGCCATCACCAACCTCATCAAGCAGTGA
- the LOC136535467 gene encoding oleosin 1-like, with translation MATGHHADEAHHRGGRRSDAVGENYMRGLYGDDDYNASHYGQQQQSAAMAVAKALASVTAAFTMLVLSGLAVTGTVLALIVATPLLVILSPVLVPAAITVALLTTGFVSSGGFGAAAVAVLAWMYRYLQTTTSSSDQQQHQQSGKAPDVKDWAQHRLEQARAH, from the coding sequence ATGGCCACTGGTCATCATGCGGACGAAGCGCACCAtcgtggaggaagaagaagcgacgcCGTCGGAGAGAACTACATGAGGGGCCTCTACGGCGACGACGACTACAACGCCAGCCACTACGGCCAGCAGCAGCAgtcagcggccatggcggtggcCAAGGCGCTAGCCTCCGTCACGGCGGCCTTCACCATGCTGGTGCTGTCGGGGCTGGCGGTGACGGGCACAGTGCTGGCGCTCATCGTCGCGACGCCGTTGCTGGTGATCTTGAGCCCCGTGCTGGTGCCGGCGGCCATCACGGTGGCGCTGCTCACGACAGGCTTCGTCTCGTCAGGAGGGTTCGGCGCGGCCGCTGTGGCCGTGCTGGCGTGGATGTACCGCTATCTGCAGACGACGACCTCGTCGTCGGATCAGCAGCAGCATCAGCAGTCCGGCAAGGCGCCCGACGTCAAGGACTGGGCGCAGCACCGCCTGGAGCAGGCACGCGCGcactga